Within Sorangiineae bacterium MSr11367, the genomic segment CAGATCGCGGAGCCGCCGCCGCACGTGGGGTCGGCGCTGCAATACGTTCGCTTGATGCCCGACACGAAGCCGTTGCTGCACGCGGCATTGACCGTCGCGGTCCCTTGCAGGCAGCACGTCGGTTTGCTCGGATCGACGCAGTCCGCTTTCTCGTCGCACTCGAAGTCGGCCCCGCCCGCGTCCACCAACGCCTCGCACGGGGTGCCTGCGGCATTGCACGTCGACGGCACATTGGGCGTCACCACGGGGTAGACGCAGCAATGCTCACTCAGGGCGCAGTTGCGCTTGGTGCTCCCCGCCATGAAGGGACAGAGCGCGCCCGCGTCGGGCGACGGCTGCAACGTCAACGGCGCTCCACAGTCCACCGGTGCATCGGTCCCCGCGTCCGAGCTTCCGCCCCCATCGTCGCCCGGTGCGGCATCGAGCCCGGCGTCCGTCAGGTTCGCGGTTGCATCGTGCTTCGTGGGAAACCCGGTGCCGCCCTCCGAACACGCCGCGAGCTCGATCGCGCCCGCAGCCACCAACACCGTTCCGCCCAAGGCGCCGAGCGCACGTTCCCATCGCATCATCATCGATGCGATGTATAGCCTAAAAACTCAGTCCTTCGCGGCCAACTCTGCAGTGGAAGCCGCGGCGCGGAACTGAATCGGCGAGAACACCGGCGGCAGGCCACGGCGCGCGCGCCGGGCGGACTCCCAGGCCGGAACCTTCGCCGCTACGAAGTTGGCGAAGCTGGCCAGCGTGATGCCCGCGAAAATATCGATCAGGTAGTGCCAGCGCAGAAACATGGTCGCGCCGATGATCTGCACGGCGAAAAATCCAACGATGGGCCACGTGTACTTGAACGGAAGCAGCTTCCGATGCCGGTACGAGAAGATGGCCAAGAACGTGGGCGCCGCCGTGTGGAGGCTCGGGAAAATGTCCTTCTGCGCGCCGCCTGCTTCGACGGCCTCGCGCACCAGGCCCCAGAACAGGCCGCCCGACAGCTGGTGCTTGAACTGCCCCGCCATGTGCGCGTACGGCCCGTAGCCCGGCACCACCATGTACATCGTGTGGGCGGTGCAGAACACGACGCAGATGCCCAGCCCGAACTGGGTGATCAGCTTGTCGTTCTTCACGGCGAGCAAGAACGGAATGACGTGCACGATGAGAATGGCGAAGTAGCTGAAATAGAAGAACGCGAACCACTCGGTGGTGGCGGGCGTAACGTACTGATCCCACGCGAGCGACGGCTCGACCCCGAAGACGCGAAGATCGAACGCGAGGATGTTGGCATCCACGGCGTGCTGCGTGACCGCGGGCAAGATGTCGCGGAGCTGGAAGTACGTGAGGAACACCGCGCCGAACATGGTGGTGCGGTACACGATGGTGTTGCCCAAGCTGCCGTGCGGGAGGAGCCCGCCGCGCGAGAGCGCGAGTCCGAGACCCACCAGCCCAACGTCGATGAGGACGTGCTCGATGCATCGCACACGCCCGGGGCCACTGCCGAACACCAAGGCAAGGAGCAACACCGTGAAGTAGGCGAGCACGAGCCAATCTTGGACGGCCAGGTTGCGCACCAACCGGGAGCCAAAGACCGCGAGTACATTGCGACCCTCCGAGAGCTCGGTGGCGTCAGCGCGGGACAGTGATTTGTCGAGATACTGCTGGGTCATTGGCGATTCAGTCGGCTCAGCCCCCGGCGGGACAGCCGAGGTGTGTCTTCGAGGTGACGGGACGGATGCAGGTTTCTGACCAAGATTCGAGGACTTGGCGTGCCCATCCGTGGGAGAAGCTTGTCCGACGCTATGGCGCATGTGCGCGACCCGTCAACGTAGGAAACACCAAAACAGCCGCGAAAATGGATACGCGGTGCGTACGCGCTGTGACGGAAGCCGTACGCTATTCGTCGTCGGCGACGGCCCGAATGCGGACGGTACCTGCACCTGCAAGCATCTTCGCCTGGCAGGCGAGACGTTGTGCGGGAGGCGCCACGGCGAAGATATCCAGCACGTCGAGTTCTTCGTCTTCCGCAGCGAGAAGAAGCTCGGCCCCTTCGAGGACGTGGATGCGGCAGGTGCCGCAGTTGGCGCTCCGACACGAGAAGGGGACGGGCGCATCGGTTTCATCACAGAGATCCGCGATGGCGCCGCCATCGGGCGCGTCGATTCGAACGGGGTCGCTGTTGTCGAGGGCTTCGAAAATCACGATAGGCATGGCAGAGCGCGCGAAGCTTACGATCTTTGCAACATGAGCGCATGCTCCCCACGCGGAATTTCTGAAAAAGCCTTTGCCGTCGGGCCGTGAAAATGCGGTCTTCGCTGCGTGGCGCGCGCGAGTGGAACGAGCCTCGTTCGCTCGGCGGCGCGCGCGACGAGCTGGTCGGCGCGCAGCGCACGCGCACCAATGGCAGAATCGCCAATGAGCATGACCAACGGCGCGCCCGCTTTCATCACGCGCGAAGCGGCGCGAAGAAACGCGGCGAGTTCCTCGATCCAAGCTTCCTCGGCGGCATCGGGGTGCATCTTCGCATAGCGCCGCTTGGCGCCGAGCTCCCCGTGCTCCAGAAGCCGCTCGTCGAGGCCGAGCCAGCGCAGTCGCACGGCATGGTGCGCGAGGTAGTCGTACGTGTTCGCATACGGAGGCGACGTGACGACGGCATCGATGCTCGCCGTTTCGACGGTGGCGAGCTTGGTGGCATCGTCCAGCTCGACGCGCGTCCGTGGCGCGGTGGCGGGCAATAGCTTGGCGTATTCGCCGAGGCGCGCCACGAGCTCCTCGGTTTTGCGGAAGAAGAGCTTCGCGGTGTAACCCGCGGCGATGCGGCGCGGGGCGGCGTCCTCCGAGGTGTCGCTCTTCTTTTGACTGACCTTGATGAAGAGGGACGAGAGGACGAGGTAGAGCGCGTCCTTCGCGATGGCGTCGGCAGGTGCGGTGAGCGCTTCGATGCCGGCGCGCAGGCTGTCGAGTTCGAGGAGCACGTGCGGCGGGAAGAGCGCCACGTCGCGATCGGCGAGCCTCCGCGTGGCCCCGGCGCGTGCGATGCGGCGTTCGTCGGCCTTCTGCCGAATCGTTTGCGAGGCCGCGAGGATGCGCGCGCCGTCGTCGGGCGAGAGGGGCGCGATCTTGCGCCGCGCGAGTTTGATCGCGAGCGGGTTCAGATCGGTGCCCGCCGATTCCCGCCCCGCGAGCCGCGCTTCGATGAGCACGGTGCCGGAGCCGCAAAACGGATCGAGCACGCGTTTGCCCGGTGCGGCGAGCTGCTCGACGAGGCGACGCGCCGTGAGGGGATGCATCCGCGCGGGGTACGCATGGAAGCCGTGCACGTGGGCACGTGAGGGGTCGCTGTCGTCGCCCTCGTTGCTGGGCACGTCGAGGGCCGCCGCGAGGAGTGCAGCGGCCTTTCGGTCCCCGCCGGTTTCGATTTTACCGCCGACGTGCGTCAGCGCCCGCCGTATGCGTGGCGTCGACATCCTCTTCCTCGCTTTCCATGATGGCCTGGGCCTCGATGGCCGCGGCTTCGGCTTCGGTCGTATAGACCAGCTCCGTATCTTTGACGACGATGCGCACGCGGTTGTCCACCGAGAGAAAGGACATCATGCGCTCGACGTCGGCCACCGTGGTCCGCATCTCCCGCGCAATCTGCTCCGCCGTCGCTTCGCTCCCGCGCACCTTGAGCAGAGCCTCCGCGACGCTCTCCCATGCCTCGAACGTGCTCTTCTTGGCTTCCTCACGCTTGCCGTGCGCCCGCCGCCCGTAGACGATCCCCATGACGATCCCGGCGACCGCGGCCACCAAGAGAACCGCGCCCACCGCGACACTCACCGCACCGAGCGCAACGCCGAGCGCCGCCAGCAACGCCCCCATGAGCGACAGCCCAATGCTCGCGATGCGGTACGTGAACGCCATCTTCTTGGCCCGCCCCGCCTTGACGAGCTCCTCCCGCTCGCGGTCCGAGTGCGCAGCTTCATCTTCCACGGGCACCCGCGGCCCACCACAAACGCCGCAAACCCACCGCAGCTCGGAGTCCTCCTCCATCCGCGCCCGCGCCCCACAGTGCGGACACGGCCGATGCTTCATCAACTCCGCCGCCGCCTCCGCACCGACATCCATCGCGCCGCGCACCCTACAGCACAGCGCCCCCGCGGGCTACTGGCAGAGCTGAACCCCCTTTAACCTCGATCTCCGCCTCAAACCTCAACCTCATACTCGCACTCGCACTCGCACTCGCACTTCGGCCGATAAGATCGGTATGACCGAACGACGGGCCGGGCGCTCCCAATTGCCCCATCACAGACTACGTGCCTACCAACTCGCGTTAGATCTCCTCACGGCCGTAAGAAACGCCCAGATTCGGGACGGAAAGCTGCGCGATCAGGCGATGCGTGCCGCCAAGAGCGCGGCATTGAACATCGCCGAAGCCGCAGGGCGCGTTTCGACCGCAGACCGCGCTCGGGTTTTCGCAATCGCCCGCGGAGAAGCCATGGAGGCGGCAGCCGCAGTCGAAATCGCCGTCGTCTCCGCAGACTGCGAACCAAGCGCATTCGATGCCTGCCTACCCATCGCCGACGAACTGGTCGCCGTACTCACAGGGCTTTGTCGCGAGTGCGAGTGCGAGTCAGAGTATGAGATCGAGGCAGAGGCAGAGGTCAGGGGCGCGAGCCCTAAGGCTTCACAACGGTGGTCCCCGCAGGGGGCGTGAACTTGAACTGGCCCTCGGTGACCGGTTCGTTGATGCGCGGATTCTCGAAATCGAACCGATTGCGATTGCCCTGCCCGTCGAGGACCATGACGCGGCGGACTTGGGACGAGGCGGCGTCGACGTAGAAGAAGACCTTCGTGTAGGCCGGTTGCGGGACCTTGGGGGTGCCGACGAGGACGTAGCCGCCGGGGAAGGCCATCTTGTCGCCGCCGGCGATTTCGAAGGTGAAATGATCGGTGAGCTTGCCTTGG encodes:
- a CDS encoding phosphatase PAP2 family protein, encoding MTQQYLDKSLSRADATELSEGRNVLAVFGSRLVRNLAVQDWLVLAYFTVLLLALVFGSGPGRVRCIEHVLIDVGLVGLGLALSRGGLLPHGSLGNTIVYRTTMFGAVFLTYFQLRDILPAVTQHAVDANILAFDLRVFGVEPSLAWDQYVTPATTEWFAFFYFSYFAILIVHVIPFLLAVKNDKLITQFGLGICVVFCTAHTMYMVVPGYGPYAHMAGQFKHQLSGGLFWGLVREAVEAGGAQKDIFPSLHTAAPTFLAIFSYRHRKLLPFKYTWPIVGFFAVQIIGATMFLRWHYLIDIFAGITLASFANFVAAKVPAWESARRARRGLPPVFSPIQFRAAASTAELAAKD
- a CDS encoding (2Fe-2S)-binding protein; its protein translation is MPIVIFEALDNSDPVRIDAPDGGAIADLCDETDAPVPFSCRSANCGTCRIHVLEGAELLLAAEDEELDVLDIFAVAPPAQRLACQAKMLAGAGTVRIRAVADDE
- a CDS encoding site-specific DNA-methyltransferase codes for the protein MSTPRIRRALTHVGGKIETGGDRKAAALLAAALDVPSNEGDDSDPSRAHVHGFHAYPARMHPLTARRLVEQLAAPGKRVLDPFCGSGTVLIEARLAGRESAGTDLNPLAIKLARRKIAPLSPDDGARILAASQTIRQKADERRIARAGATRRLADRDVALFPPHVLLELDSLRAGIEALTAPADAIAKDALYLVLSSLFIKVSQKKSDTSEDAAPRRIAAGYTAKLFFRKTEELVARLGEYAKLLPATAPRTRVELDDATKLATVETASIDAVVTSPPYANTYDYLAHHAVRLRWLGLDERLLEHGELGAKRRYAKMHPDAAEEAWIEELAAFLRAASRVMKAGAPLVMLIGDSAIGARALRADQLVARAAERTRLVPLARATQRRPHFHGPTAKAFSEIPRGEHALMLQRS